One Chroicocephalus ridibundus chromosome 21, bChrRid1.1, whole genome shotgun sequence DNA segment encodes these proteins:
- the PBXIP1 gene encoding pre-B-cell leukemia transcription factor-interacting protein 1 isoform X1, with product MAEDSGSRDSDGSWVLAGGEVRDPRSWGAAGGAGDKGATRAPPSQGLPVDTVGPEQDPASHGAEDEELEEEGQEGAQDPVPATVTRQTPRPEDAGLGVSQGAGGVGVLPAPRGRLSPQHPCPQDLEDCGDTGTVPTPDGLAEPGTTDGGEPEEPDAEAEPGPCPDAPKAGPPAEEGSCTSSDDDVEGLRRRQGHEPRPGPPPPAPAPHRGMPDTGDEDGLSMSKYLLGALALVAVGLLVISGGIYDPADGPVESVVTRDVSAEEQELPLPADGNDSQQKPPPSDAGDPQSLQSVTLLLDKLAKENQEIRLMQAELQAHKDELRSLLQKSEGEVAAAGAQQQSLAAENARLRAALEREATALRDARAELQRLRAAEAPGGHGAGAPAAEQPPGMGAAARGEDAARREGARLASVRRELAGALERARGPGGLEGLVEELSALEQRLGRELEALGAEPFPGPWKKPFKAEKKESKRHKRRGAGGDPHGRERREQGKPHGHGKDPRPPQEHKQGKTWGKSPHGPPRRGPRELPSLSRYRAPQGCSGVADCARKEGLEVLGAALEPVQKAQFLRLLEGFMGRLGWGEHFGGLAGRLEGVFGADGVFAHDRLRFVDFVDDVEELLEEVARRERGDEEAADGFEEYVLRHYGGGAGKERSRTPMAG from the exons ATGGCGGAGGACTCAGGCTCCCGGGACTCGGACGGCAGCTGGGTGCTGGCGGGCGGCGAGGTGAGGGACCCCCggagctggggggcagcggggggggccggggacaaAGGTGCCAcccgcgcccccccctcccagggcctGCCCGTCGACACGGTGGGTCCGGAGCAGGATCCGGCCTCTCACGGGGCCGAggatgaggagctggaggaggaagggcaggaaggCGCCCAGGACCCTGTCCCAG CCACCGTCACCAGGCAGACCCCGCGCCCCGAGGACGCCGGGCTGGGGGTGAGCCAGGGCGCTGGGGGGGTTGGTGTCCTGCCCGCCCCGAGGGGACGCCTGAGCCCCCAGCACCCATGTCCGCAGGACCTGGAGGactgtggggacacggggacagtgcCCACCCCGGACGGCTTGGCAGAGCCCGGCACGACGGATGGCGGGGAGCCGGAGGAGCCCGATGCCGAGGCTGAGCCAGGACCCTGCCCCGACGCCCCCAAAGCAG ggccacCGGCGGAGGAGGGGAGCTGCACCAGCAGCGACGATGATGTGGAGGGGCTGCGGCGACGGCAGGGCCAcgagccccggcccggcccccctcCTCCTGCGCCTGCCCCGCACCGGGGGATGCCGGACACCGGTGATGAGGACGGGCTCAGCATGAGCAAGTACCTGCTGGGCGCCCTGGCGCTGGTGGCCGTGGGGCTACTGGTCATCTCCG gtgGCATCTACGACCCGGCTGACG GCCCCGTGGAGAGCGTGGTGACCCGGGACGTGTCTGCCGAGGAGCAGGAGTTGCCGCTACCTGCCGACGGCAAT GACTCGCAGCAGAAGCCCCCCCCATCGGACGCTGGGGACCCCCAGAGCTTGCAGTCTGTCACCCTCCTCCTGGACAAGCTGGCCAAGGAGAACCAGGAGATCCGGCTCATGCAGGCGGAGCTGCAG gccCACAAGGACGAGCTGCGTTCCCTGCTGCAGAAGAGCGagggggaggtggcggcggccggggcgcagcagcagagcctggccGCCGAGAACGCGCGGCTGCGCGCGGCGCTGGAGCGGGAGGCCACCGCGCTGCGCGACGCCCGGGCCGAGCTGCAGCGCCTGCGGGCTGCGGAGGCGCCGGGCGGCCACGGGGCCGGGGCACCGGCGGCAGAGCAGCCCCCCGGTATGGGCGCCGCAGCCCGTGGTGAGGAcgcggcgcggcgggagggtGCCCGGCTGGCGTCGGTGCGGCGGGAGCTGGCGGGGGCCCTGGAGCGGGcgcggggtcccggggggctggaggggctggtggaggagcTGAGCGCTCTGGAGCAGCGCCTGGGCCGGGAGCTGGAGGCGCTGGGGGCCGAGCCCTTCCCCGGGCCGTGGAAGAAGCCGTTCAAGGCGGAGAAGAAGGAGAGCAAGCGGCACAAGcggcgcggcgccgggggggACCCCCACGGgcgggagaggagggagcagggcaaaCCCCACGGGCACGGGAaggacccccggcccccccaggaGCACAAACAGGGCAAAACCTGGGGGAAGTCACCCCACGGTCCCCCCCGGCGCGGCCCCCGCGAGCTGCCATCGCTCAGTCGGTACCGGGCACCCCAGGGCTGCTCGGGGGTGGCCGACTGCGCCCGCAAAGAGGGTCTGGAGGTGCTGGGGGCCGCGCTGGAGCCGGTGCAGAAGGCGCAGTTCCTGCGGTTGCTGGAGGGTTTCATGgggcggctgggctggggggagcatttcggggggctggcggggcggctGGAGGGGGTTTTCGGGGCCGACGGCGTCTTCGCCCACGACCGCCTGCGTTTCGTCGACTTCGTGGACGAcgtggaggagctgctggaggaggtggcgCGGCGGGAGAGGGGCGACGAGGAGGCGGCCGACGGCTTCGAGGAATACGTGCTGCGGCACTACGGCGG CGGCGCTGGGAAGGAGCGGAGCCGGACACCCATGGCGGGGTAG
- the PBXIP1 gene encoding pre-B-cell leukemia transcription factor-interacting protein 1 isoform X4, translated as MAEDSGSRDSDGSWVLAGGEGLPVDTVGPEQDPASHGAEDEELEEEGQEGAQDPVPATVTRQTPRPEDAGLGDLEDCGDTGTVPTPDGLAEPGTTDGGEPEEPDAEAEPGPCPDAPKAGPPAEEGSCTSSDDDVEGLRRRQGHEPRPGPPPPAPAPHRGMPDTGDEDGLSMSKYLLGALALVAVGLLVISGGIYDPADGPVESVVTRDVSAEEQELPLPADGNDSQQKPPPSDAGDPQSLQSVTLLLDKLAKENQEIRLMQAELQAHKDELRSLLQKSEGEVAAAGAQQQSLAAENARLRAALEREATALRDARAELQRLRAAEAPGGHGAGAPAAEQPPGMGAAARGEDAARREGARLASVRRELAGALERARGPGGLEGLVEELSALEQRLGRELEALGAEPFPGPWKKPFKAEKKESKRHKRRGAGGDPHGRERREQGKPHGHGKDPRPPQEHKQGKTWGKSPHGPPRRGPRELPSLSRYRAPQGCSGVADCARKEGLEVLGAALEPVQKAQFLRLLEGFMGRLGWGEHFGGLAGRLEGVFGADGVFAHDRLRFVDFVDDVEELLEEVARRERGDEEAADGFEEYVLRHYGGGAGKERSRTPMAG; from the exons ATGGCGGAGGACTCAGGCTCCCGGGACTCGGACGGCAGCTGGGTGCTGGCGGGCGGCGAG ggcctGCCCGTCGACACGGTGGGTCCGGAGCAGGATCCGGCCTCTCACGGGGCCGAggatgaggagctggaggaggaagggcaggaaggCGCCCAGGACCCTGTCCCAG CCACCGTCACCAGGCAGACCCCGCGCCCCGAGGACGCCGGGCTGGGG GACCTGGAGGactgtggggacacggggacagtgcCCACCCCGGACGGCTTGGCAGAGCCCGGCACGACGGATGGCGGGGAGCCGGAGGAGCCCGATGCCGAGGCTGAGCCAGGACCCTGCCCCGACGCCCCCAAAGCAG ggccacCGGCGGAGGAGGGGAGCTGCACCAGCAGCGACGATGATGTGGAGGGGCTGCGGCGACGGCAGGGCCAcgagccccggcccggcccccctcCTCCTGCGCCTGCCCCGCACCGGGGGATGCCGGACACCGGTGATGAGGACGGGCTCAGCATGAGCAAGTACCTGCTGGGCGCCCTGGCGCTGGTGGCCGTGGGGCTACTGGTCATCTCCG gtgGCATCTACGACCCGGCTGACG GCCCCGTGGAGAGCGTGGTGACCCGGGACGTGTCTGCCGAGGAGCAGGAGTTGCCGCTACCTGCCGACGGCAAT GACTCGCAGCAGAAGCCCCCCCCATCGGACGCTGGGGACCCCCAGAGCTTGCAGTCTGTCACCCTCCTCCTGGACAAGCTGGCCAAGGAGAACCAGGAGATCCGGCTCATGCAGGCGGAGCTGCAG gccCACAAGGACGAGCTGCGTTCCCTGCTGCAGAAGAGCGagggggaggtggcggcggccggggcgcagcagcagagcctggccGCCGAGAACGCGCGGCTGCGCGCGGCGCTGGAGCGGGAGGCCACCGCGCTGCGCGACGCCCGGGCCGAGCTGCAGCGCCTGCGGGCTGCGGAGGCGCCGGGCGGCCACGGGGCCGGGGCACCGGCGGCAGAGCAGCCCCCCGGTATGGGCGCCGCAGCCCGTGGTGAGGAcgcggcgcggcgggagggtGCCCGGCTGGCGTCGGTGCGGCGGGAGCTGGCGGGGGCCCTGGAGCGGGcgcggggtcccggggggctggaggggctggtggaggagcTGAGCGCTCTGGAGCAGCGCCTGGGCCGGGAGCTGGAGGCGCTGGGGGCCGAGCCCTTCCCCGGGCCGTGGAAGAAGCCGTTCAAGGCGGAGAAGAAGGAGAGCAAGCGGCACAAGcggcgcggcgccgggggggACCCCCACGGgcgggagaggagggagcagggcaaaCCCCACGGGCACGGGAaggacccccggcccccccaggaGCACAAACAGGGCAAAACCTGGGGGAAGTCACCCCACGGTCCCCCCCGGCGCGGCCCCCGCGAGCTGCCATCGCTCAGTCGGTACCGGGCACCCCAGGGCTGCTCGGGGGTGGCCGACTGCGCCCGCAAAGAGGGTCTGGAGGTGCTGGGGGCCGCGCTGGAGCCGGTGCAGAAGGCGCAGTTCCTGCGGTTGCTGGAGGGTTTCATGgggcggctgggctggggggagcatttcggggggctggcggggcggctGGAGGGGGTTTTCGGGGCCGACGGCGTCTTCGCCCACGACCGCCTGCGTTTCGTCGACTTCGTGGACGAcgtggaggagctgctggaggaggtggcgCGGCGGGAGAGGGGCGACGAGGAGGCGGCCGACGGCTTCGAGGAATACGTGCTGCGGCACTACGGCGG CGGCGCTGGGAAGGAGCGGAGCCGGACACCCATGGCGGGGTAG
- the PBXIP1 gene encoding pre-B-cell leukemia transcription factor-interacting protein 1 isoform X2, with protein sequence MAEDSGSRDSDGSWVLAGGEGLPVDTVGPEQDPASHGAEDEELEEEGQEGAQDPVPATVTRQTPRPEDAGLGVSQGAGGVGVLPAPRGRLSPQHPCPQDLEDCGDTGTVPTPDGLAEPGTTDGGEPEEPDAEAEPGPCPDAPKAGPPAEEGSCTSSDDDVEGLRRRQGHEPRPGPPPPAPAPHRGMPDTGDEDGLSMSKYLLGALALVAVGLLVISGGIYDPADGPVESVVTRDVSAEEQELPLPADGNDSQQKPPPSDAGDPQSLQSVTLLLDKLAKENQEIRLMQAELQAHKDELRSLLQKSEGEVAAAGAQQQSLAAENARLRAALEREATALRDARAELQRLRAAEAPGGHGAGAPAAEQPPGMGAAARGEDAARREGARLASVRRELAGALERARGPGGLEGLVEELSALEQRLGRELEALGAEPFPGPWKKPFKAEKKESKRHKRRGAGGDPHGRERREQGKPHGHGKDPRPPQEHKQGKTWGKSPHGPPRRGPRELPSLSRYRAPQGCSGVADCARKEGLEVLGAALEPVQKAQFLRLLEGFMGRLGWGEHFGGLAGRLEGVFGADGVFAHDRLRFVDFVDDVEELLEEVARRERGDEEAADGFEEYVLRHYGGGAGKERSRTPMAG encoded by the exons ATGGCGGAGGACTCAGGCTCCCGGGACTCGGACGGCAGCTGGGTGCTGGCGGGCGGCGAG ggcctGCCCGTCGACACGGTGGGTCCGGAGCAGGATCCGGCCTCTCACGGGGCCGAggatgaggagctggaggaggaagggcaggaaggCGCCCAGGACCCTGTCCCAG CCACCGTCACCAGGCAGACCCCGCGCCCCGAGGACGCCGGGCTGGGGGTGAGCCAGGGCGCTGGGGGGGTTGGTGTCCTGCCCGCCCCGAGGGGACGCCTGAGCCCCCAGCACCCATGTCCGCAGGACCTGGAGGactgtggggacacggggacagtgcCCACCCCGGACGGCTTGGCAGAGCCCGGCACGACGGATGGCGGGGAGCCGGAGGAGCCCGATGCCGAGGCTGAGCCAGGACCCTGCCCCGACGCCCCCAAAGCAG ggccacCGGCGGAGGAGGGGAGCTGCACCAGCAGCGACGATGATGTGGAGGGGCTGCGGCGACGGCAGGGCCAcgagccccggcccggcccccctcCTCCTGCGCCTGCCCCGCACCGGGGGATGCCGGACACCGGTGATGAGGACGGGCTCAGCATGAGCAAGTACCTGCTGGGCGCCCTGGCGCTGGTGGCCGTGGGGCTACTGGTCATCTCCG gtgGCATCTACGACCCGGCTGACG GCCCCGTGGAGAGCGTGGTGACCCGGGACGTGTCTGCCGAGGAGCAGGAGTTGCCGCTACCTGCCGACGGCAAT GACTCGCAGCAGAAGCCCCCCCCATCGGACGCTGGGGACCCCCAGAGCTTGCAGTCTGTCACCCTCCTCCTGGACAAGCTGGCCAAGGAGAACCAGGAGATCCGGCTCATGCAGGCGGAGCTGCAG gccCACAAGGACGAGCTGCGTTCCCTGCTGCAGAAGAGCGagggggaggtggcggcggccggggcgcagcagcagagcctggccGCCGAGAACGCGCGGCTGCGCGCGGCGCTGGAGCGGGAGGCCACCGCGCTGCGCGACGCCCGGGCCGAGCTGCAGCGCCTGCGGGCTGCGGAGGCGCCGGGCGGCCACGGGGCCGGGGCACCGGCGGCAGAGCAGCCCCCCGGTATGGGCGCCGCAGCCCGTGGTGAGGAcgcggcgcggcgggagggtGCCCGGCTGGCGTCGGTGCGGCGGGAGCTGGCGGGGGCCCTGGAGCGGGcgcggggtcccggggggctggaggggctggtggaggagcTGAGCGCTCTGGAGCAGCGCCTGGGCCGGGAGCTGGAGGCGCTGGGGGCCGAGCCCTTCCCCGGGCCGTGGAAGAAGCCGTTCAAGGCGGAGAAGAAGGAGAGCAAGCGGCACAAGcggcgcggcgccgggggggACCCCCACGGgcgggagaggagggagcagggcaaaCCCCACGGGCACGGGAaggacccccggcccccccaggaGCACAAACAGGGCAAAACCTGGGGGAAGTCACCCCACGGTCCCCCCCGGCGCGGCCCCCGCGAGCTGCCATCGCTCAGTCGGTACCGGGCACCCCAGGGCTGCTCGGGGGTGGCCGACTGCGCCCGCAAAGAGGGTCTGGAGGTGCTGGGGGCCGCGCTGGAGCCGGTGCAGAAGGCGCAGTTCCTGCGGTTGCTGGAGGGTTTCATGgggcggctgggctggggggagcatttcggggggctggcggggcggctGGAGGGGGTTTTCGGGGCCGACGGCGTCTTCGCCCACGACCGCCTGCGTTTCGTCGACTTCGTGGACGAcgtggaggagctgctggaggaggtggcgCGGCGGGAGAGGGGCGACGAGGAGGCGGCCGACGGCTTCGAGGAATACGTGCTGCGGCACTACGGCGG CGGCGCTGGGAAGGAGCGGAGCCGGACACCCATGGCGGGGTAG
- the PBXIP1 gene encoding pre-B-cell leukemia transcription factor-interacting protein 1 isoform X3 produces MAEDSGSRDSDGSWVLAGGEVRDPRSWGAAGGAGDKGATRAPPSQGLPVDTVGPEQDPASHGAEDEELEEEGQEGAQDPVPATVTRQTPRPEDAGLGDLEDCGDTGTVPTPDGLAEPGTTDGGEPEEPDAEAEPGPCPDAPKAGPPAEEGSCTSSDDDVEGLRRRQGHEPRPGPPPPAPAPHRGMPDTGDEDGLSMSKYLLGALALVAVGLLVISGGIYDPADGPVESVVTRDVSAEEQELPLPADGNDSQQKPPPSDAGDPQSLQSVTLLLDKLAKENQEIRLMQAELQAHKDELRSLLQKSEGEVAAAGAQQQSLAAENARLRAALEREATALRDARAELQRLRAAEAPGGHGAGAPAAEQPPGMGAAARGEDAARREGARLASVRRELAGALERARGPGGLEGLVEELSALEQRLGRELEALGAEPFPGPWKKPFKAEKKESKRHKRRGAGGDPHGRERREQGKPHGHGKDPRPPQEHKQGKTWGKSPHGPPRRGPRELPSLSRYRAPQGCSGVADCARKEGLEVLGAALEPVQKAQFLRLLEGFMGRLGWGEHFGGLAGRLEGVFGADGVFAHDRLRFVDFVDDVEELLEEVARRERGDEEAADGFEEYVLRHYGGGAGKERSRTPMAG; encoded by the exons ATGGCGGAGGACTCAGGCTCCCGGGACTCGGACGGCAGCTGGGTGCTGGCGGGCGGCGAGGTGAGGGACCCCCggagctggggggcagcggggggggccggggacaaAGGTGCCAcccgcgcccccccctcccagggcctGCCCGTCGACACGGTGGGTCCGGAGCAGGATCCGGCCTCTCACGGGGCCGAggatgaggagctggaggaggaagggcaggaaggCGCCCAGGACCCTGTCCCAG CCACCGTCACCAGGCAGACCCCGCGCCCCGAGGACGCCGGGCTGGGG GACCTGGAGGactgtggggacacggggacagtgcCCACCCCGGACGGCTTGGCAGAGCCCGGCACGACGGATGGCGGGGAGCCGGAGGAGCCCGATGCCGAGGCTGAGCCAGGACCCTGCCCCGACGCCCCCAAAGCAG ggccacCGGCGGAGGAGGGGAGCTGCACCAGCAGCGACGATGATGTGGAGGGGCTGCGGCGACGGCAGGGCCAcgagccccggcccggcccccctcCTCCTGCGCCTGCCCCGCACCGGGGGATGCCGGACACCGGTGATGAGGACGGGCTCAGCATGAGCAAGTACCTGCTGGGCGCCCTGGCGCTGGTGGCCGTGGGGCTACTGGTCATCTCCG gtgGCATCTACGACCCGGCTGACG GCCCCGTGGAGAGCGTGGTGACCCGGGACGTGTCTGCCGAGGAGCAGGAGTTGCCGCTACCTGCCGACGGCAAT GACTCGCAGCAGAAGCCCCCCCCATCGGACGCTGGGGACCCCCAGAGCTTGCAGTCTGTCACCCTCCTCCTGGACAAGCTGGCCAAGGAGAACCAGGAGATCCGGCTCATGCAGGCGGAGCTGCAG gccCACAAGGACGAGCTGCGTTCCCTGCTGCAGAAGAGCGagggggaggtggcggcggccggggcgcagcagcagagcctggccGCCGAGAACGCGCGGCTGCGCGCGGCGCTGGAGCGGGAGGCCACCGCGCTGCGCGACGCCCGGGCCGAGCTGCAGCGCCTGCGGGCTGCGGAGGCGCCGGGCGGCCACGGGGCCGGGGCACCGGCGGCAGAGCAGCCCCCCGGTATGGGCGCCGCAGCCCGTGGTGAGGAcgcggcgcggcgggagggtGCCCGGCTGGCGTCGGTGCGGCGGGAGCTGGCGGGGGCCCTGGAGCGGGcgcggggtcccggggggctggaggggctggtggaggagcTGAGCGCTCTGGAGCAGCGCCTGGGCCGGGAGCTGGAGGCGCTGGGGGCCGAGCCCTTCCCCGGGCCGTGGAAGAAGCCGTTCAAGGCGGAGAAGAAGGAGAGCAAGCGGCACAAGcggcgcggcgccgggggggACCCCCACGGgcgggagaggagggagcagggcaaaCCCCACGGGCACGGGAaggacccccggcccccccaggaGCACAAACAGGGCAAAACCTGGGGGAAGTCACCCCACGGTCCCCCCCGGCGCGGCCCCCGCGAGCTGCCATCGCTCAGTCGGTACCGGGCACCCCAGGGCTGCTCGGGGGTGGCCGACTGCGCCCGCAAAGAGGGTCTGGAGGTGCTGGGGGCCGCGCTGGAGCCGGTGCAGAAGGCGCAGTTCCTGCGGTTGCTGGAGGGTTTCATGgggcggctgggctggggggagcatttcggggggctggcggggcggctGGAGGGGGTTTTCGGGGCCGACGGCGTCTTCGCCCACGACCGCCTGCGTTTCGTCGACTTCGTGGACGAcgtggaggagctgctggaggaggtggcgCGGCGGGAGAGGGGCGACGAGGAGGCGGCCGACGGCTTCGAGGAATACGTGCTGCGGCACTACGGCGG CGGCGCTGGGAAGGAGCGGAGCCGGACACCCATGGCGGGGTAG